The nucleotide window CAAAGTAGGAGATCCGATTTTTTAGATATGCAAGTACATTTTCCAATCTTTTTGTTTCAACCAGTTTTATATAAAGTGATGAAATATCTTCCGCTATTTTCGGAGAACTTATCATAAAAGGAATAACGTATGCAGATTTATTTTGTTCCTGATAAATAGGTAACGGATTGCGATCTCCAAGGATATCTGTCTTAAAATACACAGAAATTAATTTTTTATTCAACTTTGACAATAAGAATATCTTTTCAGATTCAGTAAAATCTTTCCTCATTTTTTCTCTTCGAGAGGTGATTTTATCCGAAATATCGTTCAAGATATATTGTATTTTTTTATCATCGGTTTTTATTTTTTCAGTTCGTTGAAGTTCGTTTATTAATTTAAATAGATTATACTCATAATCTTTTGTTGATTCTAATATTTCATATCCAACTATTTCTTTAAATGAAAGTAAAAAATTTTCGAAAAACTCAGCCACTTCGATTGGATAATTGTTATCACAGTATAATATATCAAGTTCTAAATTTTTATTGCCAGATAACTTTAATATTAGTTCAGATTTAGTTCCTTTTTTGTACATTAAATACTTAAAGCTGTTATCGTTTGAGACGTAATTAAAATTTGTATTTAAAGCATCTTCATAATCATTAAGTGAGGAAAGAGTTACCCAAATTGATTCTAATATAGAAGATTTTCCAGTATTATTTGGGCCCACTATTATATTTATTGAATTGCAGGGGAAATTAATTTCTTCAATGCCTCTATAATGTTTAATTTCCACATCAGTTATCATATCCATTAGATCCGCATCCATTAATAAAACTATACAATATATCTATTCGACTCATTACTTAATTATTTTTTCAATAATGTGAAGGTTCCATGACAATATTATTACGCCAAGCTTTAATAAAATTACGCCAAATCATAAGTTCGTAAAAATATTTGATTCTGGGCAAAATACTTATAAAATTGTCATATTTATGATATAATTCCAAGCCACATGTATGATATTCATTTTTACAGGCAACACATGTTAAAAATATTTACAGTCATCGGATACTAATTTGCTCCTGTTTTTTGTAATTTAACATATGATGTTTAACACATATTCTCAAGACTTCACCGCAGACGAAGACTTTATAAAACCTGTTTAACAATGTATCTAAAACGTCTTAATTATTTTTCCCCAATAATTAAACTAATCCTTATACATTCCACACCCGATTTTTGACACCTTTCTTTCAGAGAGAAAACACCCGTTAACTTGACACAACCTAAAAACACAATAAATAAATCTTAACCACTCTTTCTCTTTCTTGGTGTCACAATGAGAAAACTGTTAATTATCTTGATATTTTTTATAATATTTTCCTCTGGCTGCGCTTCAAAAGAAACAAAATACGTTCGCAGTGGGGAAGATCGAGAATACGTAACGTTATCATCGGATGGGTCTGCTTTTTACCACACTGGAGGATTGGAAAACTATAAGGGAACATGGAAAGAAGTAGAAGGCCAATATGGAGAGAATGAAATCACAGTATTCTTGGACGATGGATCAAGTTTAGTATTTAGACAAAAGCAGGATGATAAAGACATATTACTGTTAAAGGTTCCAATAGAGAATAATAATGGTGGAGTAGAAAGATATTATAAAGAAGATTAAAGTTGACTTCTTTTAAATGTAATTAGTATATATCCAATTAATATTTTAACCTTGCAAAAGCGTTACTCATTTATTCCTATATTTTGTATCAATTTGGCATCGTTTCTCAAAATATTATATGATGTCCTCATTTGATTCAAACAAGTATATATCTTGCAATATATTTTCTCTCAGCTTGTATTTTTACAGAACGAGCCGATAAAAATAATAATGTTCGTCTATATGCGAACAAATTAAAAGTGTATAAAATTCACTTTCGCGCTAAATCATCCCAAAAGTTTTTAAATAAACATGTATATTATGTACAATATATAAAAGAAGGTATTATTATGTAATTACAAAAATCAATCATTATTTGAGGACGATAGCTCCTACAACTACCGCCACTCAGAAAAACAATATCGTATCCATCAAAATCTAGGATACGTCATCAGAAAACAATGTTATATACAATTTTCTAGTATATAATTTTGATGGCACTCTAGTTTTTATTAGTGGATACTTTATTGTTCGTACTGAAAGAAGACAGAAAACCAATCAGTAAGGGTTGGGAAAATCAAATTAAGTATTCACAAAACATGATATTAACATTAAAAGAATTTTCCATTATGGGAGTCTTAATCGAAGGATTCTACCTAAACGCGAACATACAAGAAGCTAAGATTTTCTTCATTGCGTTGGTAGTAATTGTCATCGCATGGGCATACATTGTTAAGTCATATAAATGATTTAACAACTTCCTATTTTTTTTAACTGATAACTTGCACAATGCAGGTAATTTAAAAATAACTTCAGTATTATTTATATCTATGGATTTTAATATTCATGAAATGTTCTAAACTTGATCTTTCCTTGATTTTCATCTTGCACAAAATCTCCCTCATCTGCACAAAAAGTAGAGGAAATTAGGGACTTTTTGTGCAAAGCCGAAAAAGGCCAAAAAATTGAATAACAGTTTCATTTAGTACGAAGAGTAGTTTTCCTGATTTTAAAGTAAGAGTTATATGAAAATTTCTCTAAATTTATTTATATCAGCAGTTTAAATTTAGAAATCATATACAAACTTGTTTCAAAATATTTTTCATATTTAGGACCTATATGGCTGAACCGAGAAGTCAGTAACGTTAAACCTTCAACTACTTAAAATACTAAATTATATAACGTCAAAAATACTTGGTTTTGTACTTAAAAGCGTAAATCTAATATTATAAATAAGAAACGTAAATCCTAATATTATAAATGGATAGAATTTCGTAGAGATATTTCAAAGAGATAATGAATTGCAACTTGTAACTCTCTATTGAAATTCTCATAATATATTATAGACTTTGAAGTGCTTTTTTGAATACTGTATCCTAAGTAGAAATATTATACTCTCGTACTTATGACACCAATAAAATATTAGTTTTGATATTAGCTTATGTAAAAAATAACATTCGATAAAGTGAACAAGCTTCAAATCGTGAGTGCCTGTAAATATAGATTACATTAAAATAGAAGATGAATTGAATACGGTTAAGTAACGGGATAAAGTTTACATCTGCAGAATGAAAAAGTAAGGATTGGGAGCAATCATCTGTCCTTACTGGTGTGTAACTATGTCTCCTCCTATCGGAAAAGAGACTTTAACGGTGAATTCTAATGAAAAAAAATCTTATGGATATTCTGGCCTGCCCTATATGTAAGGGCGATCTGATTTTGAACGTAGTAGAAGAAAATGAAGAAGAGGTCATATCCGGAACTCTCTACTGCCCTGTATGCAAAGAGCACTATCCCATTGATGAGGGGATTCCAAACTTACTTCCTCCTGACCTTAGAAACTGATATGAGGGTTAAACTTGCAGCAGACATTCCAGAATGTTATTATCAACAGACAGGAAATAAACTCAATTGAGTTTGAAAAAGAAAGTGTTGAGATTTCTCTTTCTCCAGGCGGAGAAGAAACCTTTGAGATCCTGATCACAAACTACGGGTCACCTACGCATATTCATTTCTCGGTAAGTGATGAACTGAAAGGTCAGATCGCTTTTCTGAGGGACAATCCATATGTGCTTCAGAAAGAATATATTTCTGTAGCTGCAAGAATCCCGCAAGAAGGCAGGGTGCTTACAAAAGGGCAGATCTATATCACAGCAGGTTACGGCTCAATAAAGAAAGGTTTTCCGGTCCAGCTTGGAAAAATTGATTCAAAGTCGCAGGAGCACTCCGATGATGAGTCCCGTATAGGGAATCAGGAAGAGAAATTGATTTCTCAAAGATCCTCAGTTATACTACCTGTAAAGAAGCTTTCTCACTCGAGATCAGAAAGAGGATTTGGCGACTTTTCATCTTTTATCCGTAGAAGCTTTACAGGAAGCTTTTCAACCACAGAAAGAAAGATTCCCAAAAGTGTAAGTGAAAACGAAAAATTACCTCTGAATATTGCTTTTGGAGGCTTTTTGCTACTTGTATGCTTATTCTTCCTCTACTTTATACTGCCATCGAGCCTTCAGTTCGAAGTCAGCTTTGCCCAGTCGCTTTTGTTTTCAATACTATTTGTGACCTGTATGATATATATTCTGCTAAAAATTGCAGAAGAGAGCTAAGTCCTTTAGCAGCAGTTAAGGGCTAATCTCTGTCAATTAATACTCTTCAAAAATGTGTTCAAATTGTTGTATTCTGATAGATAAAGACTATCAGAAAGAACACATAATTGTCCTTTCTGTGGTTTATCTATTGATCATTGATCTTAATGCTTCTATTAATAATACTCAGTTGGGGCTACAGTGTGACCATAAAATCGGAAGATACCTCTCAATTCGGTGCGGAAAGTAGTCACGAGAAATACAGTTTTAAATCCGAGATTTAGATTTATTTTGGACCTAATACTCCTCAATTCAGCAGATTCAGACCTTAGAATTAATTTCTGAACCCTATGAGAATTGGCTTCAGGTACGTAAATAAGGGTTCATCTGGTTTGGAGCTGAGAAGTGCGCGGAAAAGTACACATCAAATATTCGTAATTACGGAATCATTTGAAGAGTAGGAAAAATGTGCTTTTCTGTATCTGATTCTCCCTCACTCCAGATTTTTAAGTCTACATTCACTTTATGAATTACTTTGTGGTATCTACTCGTCCAGATCTATTTCTTTTACTTTCACTTCTTATTTGAGCCTGTTCATTTTTAGAAGTTGGGAGTAATTTTTATATCATGAAGATATTGGTATTGTGTTCGTACAAGAGGATTAATGACAGATTTCTTATACATTGCTAATTTGATTATTTCCTGTCTAACTCCACGTAATATTCTTTAGTAGTCTGAAATCACTATTAGGAAAAACTAGTGAGGAAGCTTATCCATGAAGTATATCATAGTTACCGGTGGGGTGATGAGCGGGCTTGGAAAAGGCATTACCATCGCATCCATTGGCAGAAACCTTAAAAACAAAGGTTATAAAGTTACGGCTATCAAGATCGACCCTTACATCAATATTGATGCAGGCACCATGAGCCCCTACCAGCATGGGGAAGTTTTTGTGCTCAAGGACGGAGGTGAAGTTGACCTGGATCTTGGGAATTACGAGCGGTTCCTTGATACTGAGCTTACAAGAGACCATAACCTTACCACAGGCAAGATTTACTTAGAAGTAATTTCCAAAGAGAGGAGAGGAGACTACCTTGGAAAGACCGTTCAGATAATTCCCCATGTCACAAATGAAATAAAAAGCCGGATCAGAAAGGTTGCAGCCCGGAGTGGCGCTGATGTCTGTCTTATTGAAATCGGAGGAACTGTTGGGGACATTGAGAGCATGCCTTTCCTTGAGGCTGTACGCCAGATGCATAGAGAAGAGCCTTCCGAAAATATTGTATTTATACACGTGACCCTGGCTATGGAAGACCTTCAGGGGGAGCAAAAAACCAAGCCTTCGCAGCATTCCGTAAAGGAACTTCGTGCCCTTGGGCTCAGTCCTGAAGTAATCGTTGTAAGATCAAAGTCTCCTCTTCAGGAAAGTGCCAAAGAAAAAATTGCCCTCTTTTGTGATGTTCCCCAGGAATTGGTTATCAGCGCTCATGATGCCAATGATATTTATGAAGTACCTCTTGAGATCGAAGAACAGGGATTGACCACTCAGCTCATGAAGCACCTGCAACTGGAATCCAGTGTCGAAAACGGCGCATGGAAAGAGATGGTCGCAAGGATGAAATCTACAACTGATACGGTCAAACTGGCAATTGTCGGAAAATATACTAATCTTGAAGACTCTTACCTCAGCATCCTTGAGGCTGTGAAACACGGAGGAATTGATAACGGATGCCATGTTGAAGTCAATATGGTTGAAGCCGAAATCCTGGAAGAACATCCAACCAATATTGAAAAGCTAATACAGTATGATGGAATTCTTATTCCGGGTGGCTTTGGCGGGCGCGGTACGGAAGGCAAAATGATGGCAATTAAGTTTGCCAGGGAAAACGACATTCCTTTCCTTGGAATCTGCCTGGGCATGCAGCTTGCAGTCATCGAGTTTGCCAGAAATGTGGCTAAACTGGAAGGGGCAAACAGTACGGAATTTGACGAAGATACCCCTTACCCTGTGATTGATCTCCTGCCTGAACAAACCAGTGTTGCAGACCTGGGTGGAACCATGCGCCTTGGAGACTATGAGGCCATCCTTAAAGAAGGCTCTATTGCTTCTAAAATCTACGGGACTAATTACATTGTCGAGCGCCACCGCCATAGGTATGAGGTTAACCCGGAGTTTGTTGACAGACTTGAGTCTTACGGGATTGTTTTTTCCGGCAAAAACAAGAACAGGATGGAAATTGCCGAAATTCCTGGCAAGCGTTTCTTCTTTGGTTCCCAGTTCCATCCCGAATTCAGGTCAAGGCCTGGTAGACCGTCTCCTCCGTTCAATGGTCTCGTCGCGGCAATGTGCAAATACAGAAAGGAAAGAGAAGGGCAATAAATAACAGATAACGTCAGCAAATAAATAATGTCGATAAATGAATGATGTCGATAAATGAATGATGTCGATAAATGAATGATGTCGATAAATGAATGATGTCGATAAATGAATAACGCCGATAAATAAAACCATGCCGGATAAAGCAGGCAGAGGTTATTTTAGGGGATTTATCACTAACTCCCTTTTTTGTAAAGATTATAATCGTATAGGAGAAGTTCAAACTTTAATCTAATCAGATACTCTGCCAAAAAGATTTATTCGGTGGGAAACTGATAAATACTTTTAAAATTGAAAAAGGTAGATTATGCGACATCTATTGAGGCATCTTATAGAAATAATGCTTTTACAGATATCGCAACTTCATCAAAATCTATGAAGGTACTAATTATGGCAATGTCTAAAAAAGATCTGGATAAGAAGAAAATCGCTAAGAGAGAAAAACTTGAGGAGCTTGAAAAACAGGCTTCTGCAGGCAGCAAGGACGCCAAGAAGAAGCTTGCAAAGGAAAAGAAGAAAAAATAATTCTTTATAATTCTTTATAATTCTTTGTATAATTCTTTGTAATGTATTTCTTTTCTATATGGCGTAAGAAGATCCGGGGACTCTTCACCCCGATCGACACCAATTTTTATTTTCAAGATCGTACTAAAAGTGATCTAAAGTTATGTTACCTATCTCAAAACTTTTACATTTCTAAATCCTTACTTGTCTACTATTGAATCTTTTACATCTCTAAATCCTTAATTTTCTATTATTGAATTTTATTGTCATTTAATTCTTTGTTCTCACGGACTTTTCCTATCATTCCATAATCTGATTACTCTTCAAAAAAAACTATTCAAGATAGTATATTATAAAGGCATTGGGAAGTGCTAATTAAGATCAAGATTTAAAAAGAAATACAATTAAATAGAGTCAATAGTTACATAATCTCATTAGCTGAGTATGTCAAGCCCTTGTTTAAGATCCATTACTTAAGTCGATTGATTAGTTCCATTTTTAAGTCAATACTCTTGACTGAACTGACTTATTAAAAAGCAGGATAAGACAGCGGGTACAAGTTATACTGGTATGCTCCGCGTGTAATTAATATAGAAATAAAGTACAGTGATGTCCAGAAAGTTGAGCTCGCCTCAAGAAAAAAACTATATAAAGAGTTGATACCACGATCGAGCTGATAATCAAAGCCTTCTGGCTGATGCTTCCTGCATACCTTCCCAATCCTTTTGCAGCTGTTTTCGGCGGCGGAAAACCAATTGACGGAGGAAGGACTTTAAAGGACGGAAGAAGGATTATAGGAGATGGAAAAACCTACAGAGGACTTTTTTCAGGCATTTTTTTCGGAGTGCTTGCAGGTAGTATCCAGATCTGGCTGAGTTCAAAAGGCTTCGAGATTCTGGGAGTCGAGATGCCAGCCTTCGGCCCAAATTATACTGAGGCTTTCAAAGTTGTTCTTGCCCTTGCCTGCGGCTCGCTTTTCGGGGATATGTTCAAGAGCTTCTTCAAGCGCAGGATGGGTATGAAAAGGGGAGCTCCGCTTCCACTTGTAGATCAGCTGGACTTCGTAATCGGAGCCTGGGTTTTTGTATACCTTACAGCTCCGGAATGGTTTGTGAGCAATTTTACGCCCTCGATAATGATAATCATCCTTATAGCGACACCTCTGCTGCATCTTACAACAAACATAATCGGATACGTTACAGGTATAAAGAAAGAACCATGGTAAAAAAGAATCGTGGCAACTTTCAAAATATATATATTTTGTGCAGTCACATGAATTTATACAGTTATTAATAAAATAATATTAATAAAGTAATAAAATCTGATATGTTGCAAGGCAACATTTAATAGAAAATAGCTAATAAGGCTGCAAACCGGTGAGACCATGAACAAATCGGAAACCAAAAATGAGTTAGAGACACAAAAACAGGAACTGATCGCAGCCCTCAAGGCCTGCGGAGCTATCCGCTACGGAAATTTCACGCTTGCCTCGGGAAAAAAGAGTAAGTATTACATAGATATCAAAAAAGCAAGTACCGACCCTAAAACCCTGAAACTTATAGCACGACAGGCAGCATTCAGGATAAAACAGATGGATGTGAACATAGTAGCAGGAGTAGAACTTGGAGGTGTGCCTCTTGCGACTGCAGCTTCCATAGAAACCGAACTTCCCCTGCTTATAGTCAGGAAAGCTATAAAGGACTACGGTACTAAGAGCAGGTTTGTAGGTGACATTGAACCGAAAGACAGACTTGTAATGCTAGAAGACGTAACTACAAGCGGAGGTTCGGTCAGGAACGCAATTGAGGTTGTCAGGGAAACCGGAGCAAATGTCAAGTACGTAATCAGTGTCGTGGACAGAGAAGAAGGAGCAACTGAAAACTTAAAAGAGGTAGATGTGGAACTTGTTCCTCTTGTGAGTGCAAGCGATCTCTTAAAGTAAGGAAAGTGCAAGAGCACATTCCTGGAAGTTTCAGATTTTACCTTCAAATCCATCAATTGCTGCAGGAAGGCACTCAAGAACGTTAGCAAAACCGGAGTGATGAAGGTTCAGTACCACTGCAGCA belongs to Methanosarcina barkeri 3 and includes:
- a CDS encoding AAA family ATPase, yielding MDADLMDMITDVEIKHYRGIEEINFPCNSINIIVGPNNTGKSSILESIWVTLSSLNDYEDALNTNFNYVSNDNSFKYLMYKKGTKSELILKLSGNKNLELDILYCDNNYPIEVAEFFENFLLSFKEIVGYEILESTKDYEYNLFKLINELQRTEKIKTDDKKIQYILNDISDKITSRREKMRKDFTESEKIFLLSKLNKKLISVYFKTDILGDRNPLPIYQEQNKSAYVIPFMISSPKIAEDISSLYIKLVETKRLENVLAYLKNRISYFEDVREIDGELFILLKNLDEPLPLTFMGDGFKALLKLAFVAPLINNGVVVFEEPEVSMHPGYLDILADEIVSHSENSQFFISTHSSELIEYLLKKAGKKGAIDSINIIKLRRLYDGEIERQVFSGEEAHDEIKTIKRDLRGH
- a CDS encoding methytransferase partner Trm112, with amino-acid sequence MKKNLMDILACPICKGDLILNVVEENEEEVISGTLYCPVCKEHYPIDEGIPNLLPPDLRN
- the pyrG gene encoding glutamine hydrolyzing CTP synthase; the encoded protein is MKYIIVTGGVMSGLGKGITIASIGRNLKNKGYKVTAIKIDPYINIDAGTMSPYQHGEVFVLKDGGEVDLDLGNYERFLDTELTRDHNLTTGKIYLEVISKERRGDYLGKTVQIIPHVTNEIKSRIRKVAARSGADVCLIEIGGTVGDIESMPFLEAVRQMHREEPSENIVFIHVTLAMEDLQGEQKTKPSQHSVKELRALGLSPEVIVVRSKSPLQESAKEKIALFCDVPQELVISAHDANDIYEVPLEIEEQGLTTQLMKHLQLESSVENGAWKEMVARMKSTTDTVKLAIVGKYTNLEDSYLSILEAVKHGGIDNGCHVEVNMVEAEILEEHPTNIEKLIQYDGILIPGGFGGRGTEGKMMAIKFARENDIPFLGICLGMQLAVIEFARNVAKLEGANSTEFDEDTPYPVIDLLPEQTSVADLGGTMRLGDYEAILKEGSIASKIYGTNYIVERHRHRYEVNPEFVDRLESYGIVFSGKNKNRMEIAEIPGKRFFFGSQFHPEFRSRPGRPSPPFNGLVAAMCKYRKEREGQ
- a CDS encoding CDP-2,3-bis-(O-geranylgeranyl)-sn-glycerol synthase, coding for MLPAYLPNPFAAVFGGGKPIDGGRTLKDGRRIIGDGKTYRGLFSGIFFGVLAGSIQIWLSSKGFEILGVEMPAFGPNYTEAFKVVLALACGSLFGDMFKSFFKRRMGMKRGAPLPLVDQLDFVIGAWVFVYLTAPEWFVSNFTPSIMIIILIATPLLHLTTNIIGYVTGIKKEPW
- the pyrE gene encoding orotate phosphoribosyltransferase, encoding MNKSETKNELETQKQELIAALKACGAIRYGNFTLASGKKSKYYIDIKKASTDPKTLKLIARQAAFRIKQMDVNIVAGVELGGVPLATAASIETELPLLIVRKAIKDYGTKSRFVGDIEPKDRLVMLEDVTTSGGSVRNAIEVVRETGANVKYVISVVDREEGATENLKEVDVELVPLVSASDLLK